The Rhinoraja longicauda isolate Sanriku21f chromosome 15, sRhiLon1.1, whole genome shotgun sequence genome includes a region encoding these proteins:
- the glod5 gene encoding glyoxalase domain-containing protein 5, with amino-acid sequence MALLKGLLPTAFRYHGAYCQTLIRLSQRNFTSPVQIKGLDHLVLTVKSIENSTAFYSRTLGMQVITFKGNRKALSFGEQKFNLHEIGKEFEPKAHKPTAGSMDLCLITDTPLSKVIEHLKTCGVHIEEGPIERTGAVGVIMSVYFRDPDNNLIEVSNYHSDQQ; translated from the exons ATGGCGCTTTTGAAAGGGTTGCTTCCTACAGCTTTCCGATATCACGGTGCCTATTGTCAG ACATTAATCCGGTTAAGTCAGAGAAACTTTACTTCGCCAGTCCAGATCAAAGGATTGGATCATCTCGTTCTGACAGTAAAGAGCATTGAAAATTCCACTGCGTTCTACTCTCGAACACTGGGAATGCAAGTCATCACTTTCAAG GGTAATCGCAAAGCACTGTCCTTTGGGGAGCAGAAATTCAACTTGCATGAAATTGGGAAGGAATTTGAGCCAAAAGCACACAAGCCAACAGCAGGATCCATGGATCTTTGTCTAATCACAGACACACCTCTAAGTAAAGTGATTGAACATCTGAAG acatGTGGAGTTCACATTGAGGAAGGTCCTATTGAACGAACTGGGGCAGTGGGTGTTATAATGTCAGTCTACTTCAGAGATCCGGACAATAACTTAATTGAAGTTTCCAATTACCATTCTGACCAACAGTAA